One window of Salegentibacter sp. Hel_I_6 genomic DNA carries:
- a CDS encoding kelch repeat-containing protein, translated as MINKYLLLSLFCFSIVSINAQSWKKLPANSEAQERHENAFVQAGKRFILIGGRGNKPIDIYDSENQTWKKGAQPPLEIHHTQAVSLDGLVYVLGAFTGGWPEEDPIPNIYIYDPLEDLWIKGPEIPEDRRRGAAGVAIKDKKIYLINGITNGHTSGWVNWFDEYDPYKNSWKKLPDSPNKRDHFQAAITGNILFVAGGRKSGSVENSGFAGTVKQTDIYDFTTGKWSSVADIPTPRAGTAIGLIDNNPVILGGESDAQEAAHKEAELFNFSKGKWENIPHLSQGRHGTQAITMNEQIIIGAGSGNRGGGPELKSFEIFSKDNKLNFSTERILAGKLKTNKDKLDFSKNPTNSLKIAHDGGNQAIVIEDISISENFEIVNKRKLPFILEPRAEFELKIKGNQKTGELIIKRAGKKEPIKVTLQSNP; from the coding sequence ATGATAAACAAATACCTACTTCTTAGTCTTTTCTGTTTTTCAATAGTTAGTATTAACGCTCAATCTTGGAAAAAACTTCCTGCTAATAGCGAAGCACAGGAAAGACATGAAAATGCTTTTGTACAGGCAGGGAAACGCTTTATTTTAATTGGGGGTCGGGGAAACAAGCCCATTGATATTTATGACTCTGAAAACCAAACCTGGAAGAAGGGCGCACAGCCTCCACTGGAAATTCATCATACCCAGGCCGTAAGTCTTGATGGGCTCGTTTATGTATTAGGCGCGTTTACCGGTGGCTGGCCCGAAGAAGATCCTATCCCGAACATCTATATTTACGATCCCCTGGAGGACCTTTGGATAAAAGGACCAGAAATTCCTGAAGATCGAAGACGCGGCGCAGCAGGAGTAGCTATAAAAGACAAAAAGATCTATTTAATAAATGGAATAACTAACGGACATACTTCTGGATGGGTAAATTGGTTTGACGAATATGATCCTTATAAAAACAGCTGGAAAAAATTACCTGATTCTCCTAATAAACGGGATCATTTTCAGGCTGCAATAACAGGAAATATACTTTTTGTTGCTGGCGGAAGAAAATCTGGAAGCGTTGAGAATAGTGGTTTTGCTGGAACCGTTAAACAAACAGATATCTATGATTTTACCACCGGAAAATGGTCTAGCGTGGCAGATATTCCCACACCAAGAGCAGGCACAGCAATTGGTCTTATAGATAACAACCCCGTTATTTTAGGTGGCGAAAGTGATGCCCAGGAAGCAGCACATAAAGAAGCTGAACTCTTTAATTTTTCAAAAGGAAAATGGGAGAATATACCTCATCTATCACAGGGCAGGCATGGCACCCAGGCCATAACTATGAATGAACAAATAATTATTGGCGCCGGTAGCGGTAATCGCGGTGGTGGCCCCGAATTAAAATCTTTCGAAATATTTTCCAAAGACAATAAACTTAATTTTAGCACCGAAAGGATCCTGGCAGGAAAACTAAAAACGAATAAAGATAAGCTCGATTTTTCAAAAAATCCCACAAATAGTTTAAAAATTGCTCATGATGGCGGCAATCAAGCCATTGTAATTGAAGACATAAGTATTAGTGAAAATTTTGAAATTGTTAATAAAAGAAAACTGCCTTTTATTTTAGAGCCTCGAGCTGAGTTTGAATTGAAAATAAAAGGCAATCAAAAGACGGGAGAACTTATCATTAAAAGAGCAGGAAAAAAAGAACCAATTAAAGTAACTTTGCAAAGCAACCCTTAG
- a CDS encoding peptidase domain-containing ABC transporter yields MNKTNPGRPVKRLWNLLKLDKRDVKHILFYALFAGLINLAVPLGIQAIVNLIQGGKVSTSWIILVALVTLAVGLVGVFELLQLRLAENIQQKIFTRSSFEFSYRFPKIKSEALQNIYPPELANRFFDTITVQKGVSKILLDLPSATVQIIFGVILLSLYHPFFILYGLLLVILLYIVFKFTAEKGLRTSLDESKHKYQVAYWIQEVARNLKSFKISGRSKLAMDKNDRLTSKYLKEREDHFGVLEIQYIKLIIFKVLVAGGLLAIGGALVLNQQMNIGQFVAAEIIILLIISSVEKLIRGLEDIYDTLTSLEKIGQVVDKPLEDVDHENTIDASNGLKLELKDVAFEPEGHTVLKGINVILNPGKILAITGHAGNGRTSLLKLIAGIFTPTKGKIYINDTARHTLVLNEYRQLLGTYLPDEIPFEGSLWENITFGDKSISDQNIDWALEHSGLKEFVKDQPNGIFTQIHPEGRYLSTLIAKRIILARAIVKKPAILILKEPFEKFEQSEKKRLLKFLTNPEHKWSLVIASNDKMWKDVCDERLELQEGKIIKAL; encoded by the coding sequence ATGAACAAAACGAACCCAGGCAGGCCCGTAAAACGACTTTGGAATTTATTAAAACTAGACAAACGTGATGTAAAACACATTCTTTTCTATGCCCTATTTGCCGGTTTAATTAACCTTGCGGTCCCATTGGGAATCCAAGCTATTGTTAATTTAATTCAAGGGGGAAAAGTAAGTACAAGTTGGATAATTTTGGTTGCATTAGTAACTCTTGCAGTTGGTTTAGTAGGAGTTTTTGAATTATTACAACTTAGATTAGCTGAGAATATTCAGCAAAAAATATTTACGCGTTCCAGTTTTGAATTTTCTTATCGTTTCCCTAAAATTAAAAGTGAAGCCTTACAAAATATTTATCCACCTGAATTAGCAAACCGCTTTTTTGATACCATTACGGTTCAAAAAGGAGTTAGTAAAATTTTATTAGATCTCCCCTCTGCTACTGTGCAAATTATCTTTGGAGTAATCTTGCTATCGCTTTACCATCCATTTTTTATATTGTACGGCTTATTACTTGTAATCTTACTTTACATTGTTTTTAAATTCACTGCTGAAAAGGGACTAAGAACAAGTTTAGATGAATCTAAGCACAAATATCAGGTTGCTTATTGGATTCAGGAAGTGGCTCGTAATTTAAAAAGCTTCAAAATTTCAGGTCGCAGTAAGTTGGCCATGGACAAAAACGACAGGCTTACATCGAAATATCTAAAGGAAAGAGAAGATCATTTTGGCGTGCTTGAAATTCAGTATATAAAGCTTATTATTTTTAAGGTGCTTGTTGCCGGTGGATTGTTGGCCATTGGCGGAGCCCTGGTTCTAAATCAACAAATGAATATCGGTCAATTTGTGGCTGCAGAAATAATTATCTTATTAATAATTTCTTCAGTAGAAAAATTAATCCGCGGGCTTGAAGATATTTACGATACCCTAACTTCTTTAGAAAAGATTGGGCAGGTAGTTGATAAACCTCTGGAAGATGTTGATCACGAAAATACTATAGACGCATCAAATGGTCTTAAGCTGGAATTAAAAGATGTAGCTTTTGAACCGGAAGGTCATACTGTTCTAAAAGGTATCAATGTTATTTTAAACCCCGGTAAAATTCTGGCTATAACAGGCCATGCTGGGAATGGAAGAACCAGCCTTTTAAAGTTAATTGCAGGAATTTTCACCCCTACAAAAGGGAAAATTTATATTAATGATACTGCCCGGCATACCCTTGTTCTAAATGAATACAGGCAACTACTCGGCACCTATTTGCCAGACGAAATTCCATTTGAAGGCAGTCTCTGGGAAAATATAACTTTTGGAGACAAATCTATTTCAGATCAAAATATAGATTGGGCGTTGGAACATTCCGGTTTAAAAGAATTTGTAAAAGATCAACCCAATGGAATTTTCACTCAAATTCATCCAGAAGGCAGGTATCTTTCTACCCTTATTGCTAAACGTATAATTCTCGCAAGGGCAATTGTAAAAAAACCTGCTATTCTTATTTTAAAAGAACCTTTTGAGAAATTTGAACAATCAGAAAAGAAAAGATTATTGAAATTTTTAACCAATCCAGAGCATAAATGGAGTCTTGTGATTGCAAGTAATGATAAAATGTGGAAAGATGTTTGTGACGAACGCCTGGAATTACAGGAAGGTAAAATTATTAAAGCGCTGTAG
- a CDS encoding HlyD family secretion protein, which yields MLNISEETLHKRIDITDSESGKFVFFRKHYVIFNYVLIGLFVLFVIILFLPWTQNIRSTGNVTTLSPEHRPQTIQSPIPGRIEQWYINEGDFVNKGDTILRISEVSSDYFDPLLINRTSGQIDAKSRSALTYNEKIEALGQQLDAQQNERELKRTQAVNKIEQAKLKVRSDSIRLEAAKTQIAIARTQFERMQTLQEEGITSLADLEERRLKLQEAQANLIAQENQLLSSENEVINAEIEINRITAEYADKISKTRQEIFTSQGNQLNTEAEVDKLQIQLSNYEQRSTLYYIVAPQDGYVNKALRAGLGETFSQGEQLVGIMPSNYQIAVETYVRPLDLPLIHVGEDVRIQFDGWPAIIFSGWPNLSYGTYGAEVVAVENYISKNGKYRVLLSPDSEDNPWPKQIGIGSGAQTIALLENVPIWYELWRNLNGFPPNYYTPEGDSQGQTSTSNDKK from the coding sequence ATGCTGAATATTTCTGAAGAAACACTACACAAGCGAATAGATATTACCGATTCAGAATCTGGTAAGTTTGTGTTTTTTAGAAAACACTATGTGATTTTCAATTATGTGCTTATTGGGTTATTTGTATTATTTGTAATCATATTATTTCTACCCTGGACCCAGAATATAAGATCTACAGGTAATGTGACCACCCTAAGCCCTGAGCATAGGCCGCAAACCATTCAATCCCCTATCCCAGGACGTATTGAACAATGGTATATCAACGAAGGGGATTTTGTTAATAAAGGCGATACTATTTTAAGGATTTCTGAAGTTAGTAGCGATTATTTTGATCCATTACTAATCAATAGAACCTCTGGACAAATAGATGCAAAAAGTCGTTCAGCACTAACTTATAATGAAAAGATTGAAGCCCTGGGGCAGCAATTAGACGCCCAGCAAAATGAAAGAGAGCTAAAAAGAACCCAGGCGGTGAATAAAATAGAACAGGCCAAACTAAAAGTTCGTAGTGATAGTATTAGATTGGAAGCCGCAAAAACACAAATTGCTATTGCAAGAACACAGTTTGAACGTATGCAAACCCTCCAGGAAGAAGGCATTACATCTTTAGCCGATTTAGAGGAAAGACGATTAAAATTGCAGGAGGCACAAGCTAACTTAATAGCTCAGGAAAATCAATTACTATCCAGCGAAAACGAAGTGATAAATGCTGAAATAGAAATAAATAGAATTACCGCTGAATATGCCGATAAAATTTCCAAAACAAGGCAGGAGATTTTCACCTCACAGGGCAATCAGCTTAATACTGAGGCAGAAGTTGATAAATTACAGATACAACTTTCTAATTACGAGCAGCGTAGTACGTTGTATTATATCGTGGCGCCACAGGATGGCTATGTAAACAAAGCATTGCGCGCCGGTTTAGGTGAAACCTTTTCCCAGGGGGAACAATTAGTGGGCATTATGCCATCTAACTACCAAATTGCTGTAGAAACATATGTTAGACCATTAGATTTGCCCTTAATTCACGTGGGGGAAGATGTACGAATTCAATTTGATGGCTGGCCTGCAATTATTTTTAGCGGATGGCCGAACCTATCTTACGGTACGTATGGCGCTGAAGTAGTTGCTGTAGAAAACTATATTTCTAAAAACGGAAAGTATAGGGTGTTACTGTCTCCAGACAGCGAAGACAATCCCTGGCCCAAGCAAATAGGAATTGGTAGTGGTGCACAAACCATCGCACTACTTGAAAATGTACCTATTTGGTATGAACTATGGCGAAATTTAAATGGTTTCCCTCCTAATTATTACACACCAGAGGGTGATTCCCAGGGGCAAACCTCAACAAGTAACGATAAAAAGTAA
- a CDS encoding TolC family protein → MRLVKYFFLLFFVCSSALAQTDSLSYTEFLDMVISEHPVVSQAGLVSNIGDAEVQSARGAFDPRFEVDYKGKEYKGTEYYDLLDAQLQVPMWYGLKLKGGFQQNQGAYLNPQNELPDAGLFSAGVVLSLGEGLWINSRMAGLRKAQAYREQSEAEQQLMVNDILLEASFVYFEWIRAQEKLQIFEDFLENANERYSGIRRQAQTGALAGIDTVEARLALQKRRLQANQAEVDLRKIRLELSTFLWDQDQPLILQEQVLPSPTEEIFITLLSEVPEAELSSHPQLEFYRRKIEALQIERRYRFNALLPQIDLEYNFLSEEPDNFETFNPGAYKAGLRFSMPLFLRKERGDLRIAEYELEDAKLELSLKDQQLQAKIAALQQQIQSFIEQTEMIDQMVGDASALLGAEIRKFNFGESSIFLINARESRLIEARLEQLDLQTKYLKTQAEYLQVLGTNPVE, encoded by the coding sequence ATGCGCTTAGTTAAGTATTTTTTTCTTTTATTCTTTGTTTGTTCTTCTGCCCTGGCACAAACGGATAGCCTAAGCTACACCGAATTTTTAGATATGGTGATAAGCGAGCATCCAGTAGTAAGCCAGGCGGGACTGGTTAGCAATATAGGCGATGCTGAAGTACAATCGGCACGAGGCGCTTTTGACCCTCGTTTTGAGGTAGATTACAAAGGAAAAGAGTATAAAGGAACAGAATATTACGATCTCTTAGATGCCCAGTTACAAGTACCTATGTGGTATGGGTTAAAATTAAAAGGAGGATTTCAACAAAACCAGGGTGCTTATTTAAACCCTCAAAACGAGTTACCAGATGCGGGTTTATTCAGTGCCGGGGTGGTTCTTTCGCTTGGGGAAGGACTTTGGATTAACTCCCGAATGGCCGGTTTGCGAAAAGCTCAGGCCTACAGAGAACAAAGCGAAGCCGAGCAGCAGTTAATGGTAAACGATATCTTGCTGGAAGCATCTTTTGTTTATTTTGAATGGATTAGGGCGCAGGAGAAATTACAAATCTTTGAAGATTTCCTGGAAAACGCTAACGAACGTTATAGCGGTATTCGCCGGCAGGCCCAAACTGGTGCTTTAGCCGGAATAGATACGGTAGAGGCAAGATTAGCCTTACAAAAGCGACGATTGCAAGCCAACCAGGCTGAAGTAGATCTTAGAAAAATAAGGTTAGAACTCTCTACTTTCCTCTGGGATCAGGATCAACCACTTATATTACAGGAGCAGGTTTTACCATCACCTACAGAAGAAATTTTTATTACGTTACTTTCCGAAGTTCCCGAAGCCGAATTAAGTAGTCATCCTCAACTAGAATTCTATAGACGAAAAATTGAAGCGTTACAAATAGAACGTCGCTACAGGTTTAATGCCTTACTGCCTCAGATAGATCTGGAATATAATTTCTTATCAGAAGAACCAGATAATTTTGAAACTTTTAATCCTGGGGCCTATAAAGCAGGCCTAAGATTTTCTATGCCCTTATTTCTTAGAAAAGAGCGTGGAGATCTTAGAATCGCCGAATATGAGCTAGAGGATGCAAAATTAGAACTAAGTTTAAAAGACCAGCAACTTCAAGCTAAAATTGCCGCTTTGCAACAACAAATACAAAGTTTCATAGAGCAAACCGAAATGATCGATCAAATGGTTGGGGACGCCTCAGCACTTCTTGGTGCAGAAATACGTAAATTTAATTTTGGAGAAAGCTCAATATTTTTGATTAATGCCCGTGAATCAAGACTAATTGAGGCCAGGCTGGAACAGTTAGATCTTCAAACTAAATATTTAAAGACTCAAGCAGAGTATCTCCAGGTACTGGGAACTAATCCTGTGGAGTAG
- a CDS encoding DUF4256 domain-containing protein — protein MLRNQRCSNVGYDEGNLLSEEEYRELQKLGDFDTSWLKTPAKIRKLGGAIFGDLRFGHTFIYHNGAESSYASRGFRTHLSV, from the coding sequence ATGCTTCGAAACCAGCGCTGTAGCAATGTCGGATATGATGAAGGTAATTTACTTTCTGAAGAAGAGTATCGCGAACTTCAGAAATTAGGTGATTTTGATACCAGTTGGCTAAAGACACCTGCTAAAATTCGTAAACTTGGTGGAGCCATTTTTGGGGATTTGCGATTCGGACATACTTTTATTTATCACAATGGTGCCGAATCATCTTATGCATCCAGGGGATTTAGAACGCATTTGTCGGTTTAA
- a CDS encoding response regulator yields MDKSVSVLIIDDHPIIASAYESALESFVTQNAAFNFKITSIYNLDEAQLLIENPGFIENLDLVFLDMRLPASSDGKLVSGEDLGKLLKLKKPTIKIIVSTTFNDNYRLHNILQSLNPEGFLVKNDINPKELLSAIENVLAGSPYYSKTVLNLLRKQVGSDIYLDELDRKMLYELSIGAKLKDLSDLIPLSVAGIEKRRRNLKKMFGISGAEDRDLVKVAREKGFL; encoded by the coding sequence ATGGATAAATCAGTTTCGGTATTAATTATAGATGACCACCCAATTATTGCAAGTGCTTACGAATCTGCATTAGAAAGTTTCGTTACTCAAAATGCTGCTTTTAATTTTAAAATTACCAGCATTTATAACCTGGATGAAGCCCAATTATTAATCGAAAATCCAGGTTTTATAGAAAATCTTGACCTGGTATTTTTAGATATGCGATTACCGGCGAGTAGTGACGGTAAACTGGTTTCAGGTGAAGATCTTGGTAAGCTGTTAAAGTTGAAAAAACCGACAATCAAGATTATTGTTTCCACCACTTTTAACGATAATTATAGATTACATAATATTTTACAATCTCTGAATCCGGAAGGGTTTTTAGTAAAAAATGATATTAACCCGAAAGAACTTTTAAGTGCCATAGAAAATGTCCTGGCTGGTTCCCCATACTATAGTAAAACCGTGCTTAATTTACTTAGAAAGCAGGTGGGAAGCGATATTTATTTAGATGAACTGGATCGTAAAATGCTCTATGAGCTTTCTATTGGTGCGAAATTGAAGGACTTAAGCGATTTAATACCCTTATCTGTTGCTGGAATTGAAAAACGCAGAAGAAATTTAAAGAAAATGTTCGGTATTTCTGGTGCTGAAGACCGGGATCTTGTAAAAGTGGCGAGGGAAAAAGGATTTTTGTGA
- a CDS encoding sensor histidine kinase, which yields MSKINYLLFSFFFILIACNVDNNYSSSSKDYNDLKHHILREKRTDSINELLDKFSNDSLKNKFLLDIAYEFYIRKDSSCFRYWNSQAKDMAVKYGLKKNIALTNWDLGNFFYREHIIDSSYYHYNLAYEQYLDANDDLKAGRMLLNMAILQEKVKDYIGSENSTFQALDLIENSTESQNYVYPANNNLGIIYNGLEDYSEALTYHWKALGNAKSLQDPIRTARSYNNIGVVYQKLKDHDNSILNYTRALQIDSIYQKEASLFAMLTDNLGYSEFKLGNYQIASFLFQKALKIRDSIQHESGIVINKLHLGEYYLENGDTTQALQYTLEANSLAADTRNNRDLLASYLQLAKIEPEKAPSYLDSYIHLNDSLLNEERAIRNKFARIRFETDQYIQKTQQLSNEKLWLGLIAVILGASLFLLYLLTNQKAKNKELKFQKEQQEYNEDIYKLLLKQQTKLEEGRQEERARISSELHDGVLGKLFGIRMNFGLLNLKAPNQVSEKYHLLLEKLQHTEEEIRQISHNLISEVSDSHLNFAKLLEQLVADYRSLTCAAINFNFDEDIDGELIDENIQINYYRILQEALQNVVKHAEANKVNVKIYRREDFLFMEILDDGKGFDERKKVKGIGLKNMKDRMEKIGGQFEFQTSATGTKLLFEVKIQNNG from the coding sequence TTGAGTAAAATAAACTACTTATTATTCTCGTTTTTTTTTATTCTTATAGCGTGTAATGTAGATAATAATTATTCTAGTTCATCAAAAGATTATAATGATCTTAAGCATCATATCCTAAGGGAAAAAAGAACTGATTCTATCAATGAATTGCTTGATAAATTTTCTAATGATTCCCTTAAAAATAAATTTTTATTGGATATCGCTTACGAATTTTATATTCGAAAAGATTCTTCCTGTTTTCGTTACTGGAATTCGCAGGCAAAGGATATGGCCGTTAAGTATGGCCTTAAAAAAAACATTGCCCTTACAAATTGGGATTTGGGTAACTTTTTTTATCGGGAACATATAATAGATAGCTCTTATTATCATTACAATCTGGCTTATGAGCAATACCTGGACGCTAACGACGATTTAAAAGCAGGTAGGATGTTATTAAATATGGCAATCCTACAAGAAAAAGTAAAGGATTATATTGGAAGCGAGAATAGCACTTTTCAGGCCCTTGATTTAATCGAAAATTCTACTGAGAGCCAAAATTATGTGTACCCTGCCAACAATAACCTTGGCATAATCTATAACGGTTTAGAAGATTATTCTGAAGCGCTCACATATCATTGGAAAGCTCTGGGAAATGCAAAATCGCTGCAAGATCCTATAAGAACTGCGAGGTCTTATAACAATATCGGGGTAGTATATCAAAAACTAAAAGATCACGACAATTCTATTTTAAATTATACTAGGGCATTACAAATTGATAGTATCTACCAAAAAGAAGCAAGTCTTTTTGCCATGCTTACCGATAATTTGGGCTATTCAGAATTTAAACTTGGCAATTACCAGATTGCCTCTTTTCTATTTCAGAAAGCACTTAAAATTCGGGATAGTATTCAGCACGAGTCGGGGATTGTGATTAATAAACTTCATTTAGGAGAATATTATCTTGAAAACGGAGATACTACACAAGCGTTGCAATATACCCTGGAGGCAAATTCCCTGGCTGCAGACACGCGAAATAATAGAGACCTCCTCGCTTCTTACCTTCAGCTTGCTAAAATTGAACCTGAAAAGGCACCTTCTTACCTGGATAGTTATATCCATTTAAACGATAGTTTACTTAATGAAGAACGGGCTATCAGGAATAAGTTTGCCAGAATTAGGTTTGAAACCGATCAATATATTCAGAAAACCCAGCAGCTCAGTAATGAAAAGTTATGGCTTGGTCTAATTGCGGTAATTTTAGGGGCTTCATTATTTCTACTTTATCTTTTAACCAATCAAAAAGCCAAGAATAAAGAACTTAAGTTTCAAAAAGAGCAACAGGAATACAACGAGGACATTTATAAACTTCTCCTTAAACAACAAACCAAGCTGGAGGAAGGCAGACAAGAGGAACGCGCCAGGATTTCCAGCGAATTGCACGATGGCGTTCTAGGAAAACTTTTTGGTATTAGAATGAATTTTGGTTTGCTAAATTTAAAAGCACCTAATCAGGTTTCAGAGAAATATCACCTGTTATTGGAAAAACTACAACATACCGAAGAGGAGATAAGGCAAATTTCCCATAATCTTATCAGTGAGGTTTCTGATTCACATCTTAATTTCGCCAAATTACTGGAACAACTTGTAGCCGATTATCGCTCACTCACTTGCGCAGCAATTAATTTTAATTTTGATGAAGATATTGATGGGGAATTAATTGACGAAAACATCCAAATTAACTATTATCGTATTTTGCAGGAAGCCTTACAAAATGTAGTAAAGCACGCTGAGGCTAATAAAGTAAATGTCAAAATTTATAGGCGTGAAGACTTTCTATTTATGGAAATTTTGGATGACGGGAAAGGCTTTGACGAACGTAAAAAAGTTAAAGGAATTGGTTTAAAAAATATGAAAGACCGAATGGAAAAAATTGGTGGACAGTTTGAATTTCAAACTTCAGCCACCGGTACAAAACTCTTGTTTGAGGTGAAAATTCAAAATAATGGATAA
- a CDS encoding M57 family metalloprotease, with amino-acid sequence MKTPKLLFGILATGALLTSCEKEETAAPEEAKMEETTQETKISKEDLKQIANLHFNTQDAEAIDFLLPNGDTKKSFLIEGDILVDEEQLESMSSANITDKQYRTFNLVSSPRNVNVIGFTGGSGQGLTSKQRTALQRAITNYNSLNIGLNFTLTFGTNYGPYDIVVYQNSNGQAGGVAGFPSGGDPYKYVQIFSGMENYSTATNEHVITHEIGHSVGLRHTDWYSRQSCGQSGEAAGADGAVHIPGTPTGFDSNSIMLACFSSNETGNFGYYDEVALEYLY; translated from the coding sequence ATGAAAACCCCAAAACTACTATTTGGTATCCTGGCAACAGGTGCTTTATTAACTTCCTGCGAAAAGGAGGAAACAGCAGCTCCCGAGGAAGCTAAAATGGAGGAAACTACCCAGGAAACAAAGATTTCTAAGGAAGACCTCAAACAAATTGCTAATCTGCATTTTAATACACAGGATGCAGAAGCTATAGACTTTTTACTTCCCAATGGAGACACTAAAAAATCTTTCCTTATTGAAGGAGATATTTTAGTGGACGAAGAGCAGTTAGAAAGTATGAGTTCTGCAAACATAACCGACAAGCAGTACCGTACATTCAACCTGGTCTCAAGTCCGAGGAATGTAAACGTAATTGGTTTTACCGGCGGTTCTGGACAGGGATTAACCTCAAAGCAGCGTACTGCATTGCAGCGTGCAATCACAAATTACAACTCGCTGAATATCGGACTTAATTTCACGCTTACTTTTGGGACTAATTATGGGCCTTACGATATTGTAGTATATCAAAATTCCAATGGTCAGGCTGGCGGCGTTGCCGGTTTTCCAAGCGGTGGAGATCCTTACAAATATGTACAGATCTTCTCTGGGATGGAAAACTATAGCACGGCTACCAACGAGCACGTAATAACCCACGAGATAGGCCACTCGGTAGGTTTACGCCATACAGATTGGTATAGTCGCCAAAGCTGTGGCCAAAGTGGTGAAGCAGCAGGAGCTGATGGAGCTGTTCATATTCCCGGCACCCCAACCGGATTTGATTCAAACTCTATCATGCTTGCTTGTTTTAGCTCGAATGAAACCGGGAATTTTGGTTACTATGATGAAGTAGCCCTGGAATACCTTTATTAA
- a CDS encoding glycosyltransferase family 2 protein codes for MNNNSSYSTIHPSVKFHGKHLPSPKNGLKLIVTIPAKNEAGTIWKTLSALLNQRLDNASLPPDFYEVIILCNHCDDDTVAICNLFQKIHPQFPLYIFETVDRNINSVGASRRILMDLASSRLPGNGFIITTDADTIAHKKWLNAFLESLPEPVDLICGIIQPDNKGLNLEAKKILHLTRRYLDLVSRLESEIFPQDNDPWPRHSHNSGPNMAIRKSVYEKLGGIPPLACFEDIALYQKVFAYGYKIKHSYSPIIITSCRTSSRVPGGFGSQIRNWSDSKTENVEGLRKLEERFKAYNNIRSYYQNPSSSLLNTIAEQLHFKSYELESLLQKHERSNSIIIYLENSLKTNTSWNSAYPNIPLEKAIEELENYFSVFSHTTNSYSS; via the coding sequence TTGAATAACAATTCTTCATATAGCACTATACACCCAAGTGTAAAATTTCATGGCAAGCATCTTCCCAGCCCAAAAAACGGTTTAAAACTTATCGTTACTATTCCTGCAAAAAATGAAGCAGGAACAATTTGGAAAACATTATCTGCTTTGCTCAACCAGCGTTTAGATAATGCAAGCCTTCCGCCTGATTTTTATGAAGTAATTATTTTATGTAATCATTGTGATGATGATACTGTAGCGATTTGTAATCTTTTTCAAAAAATCCATCCGCAATTTCCTTTATATATATTTGAAACAGTAGATAGAAATATTAATTCTGTAGGCGCTTCAAGACGTATTCTAATGGATCTTGCAAGTTCAAGGTTGCCTGGAAATGGTTTTATAATAACAACAGATGCCGATACAATAGCACACAAAAAATGGTTAAATGCTTTTCTGGAATCTCTACCTGAACCTGTTGATTTGATATGCGGAATTATACAACCTGATAATAAAGGATTGAACCTGGAAGCGAAGAAAATATTACATCTAACCCGTAGATACTTAGATCTCGTATCACGCCTGGAAAGTGAAATCTTCCCACAGGACAATGACCCTTGGCCTAGACATTCTCATAACTCTGGTCCTAACATGGCCATAAGGAAATCGGTCTATGAAAAGCTAGGCGGCATACCTCCATTGGCGTGCTTTGAAGATATTGCTCTTTACCAGAAAGTATTTGCCTACGGATATAAAATAAAACATTCCTATTCCCCTATAATAATAACTTCCTGCCGAACTTCATCCAGAGTTCCAGGCGGTTTTGGGTCACAAATTAGAAACTGGTCAGATTCCAAAACAGAAAATGTAGAAGGTTTAAGAAAACTAGAAGAACGCTTTAAAGCATACAACAACATAAGATCATATTACCAAAACCCTTCTTCCAGCCTTTTAAATACTATAGCTGAACAATTACATTTTAAATCTTATGAATTGGAGTCTCTTCTCCAAAAGCATGAAAGAAGTAATTCGATAATTATTTATCTCGAAAATAGTTTGAAGACAAATACATCCTGGAATTCGGCTTATCCTAATATTCCTCTAGAGAAAGCAATTGAAGAACTTGAAAACTATTTTTCTGTTTTTTCCCATACGACTAATTCATATAGTTCGTAA